The Halogranum gelatinilyticum DNA segment AAGTCGACTCCACCGGAGTTGACACTGCTCGAACGGCTGCTTACACGCGCACCACGGAGCGGGGCGTCGATTCCCGAACGGACACTCGTCGGCCCACAGCCGAACCGTCGCTCTGCCGACCGTGAAGAGACACTGTCCACACGGCCGTCGGCCGACGAGAGGTCGGCCTGAGCACTGTCTCGCGCGTTGCAGGCGTCCGAGCCAATAATGTCATCTCACTTATTGCTACGCCCTGCGTACCCTTCTCATGCGTCTGGTCCAAGTGTTGATACCCGAGGGTAAGAGCGATAGTGTACTCACAGCCCTCGACGACCAAGGAATCGACTATGCGGTCTTCGAGGAAGTTGGACGTGGTGACTTCGAAGCGATGGTCCAGTTTCCCGTGCCGCCGAGCGGTGTCGAGCCGATCATGGAGGAACTCACTGCGGCGGGCATTCGGGACGACTCGTACACCATCGTCCTTCCGACCGAGACGGTCGTCTCACAACGACTCTCGGCACTGGAAGCGCGGTTTCCGAGCCTCCGCATCTCCCGCGAGGAGTTGTACGCACGGGCGGGAGACCTCGCACCCGCGAACTCGACGTTCTTCGCCTTTCTAATCTTGAGTACAGTCATCGCCACGACGGGCCTGTTACTCGACTCCGCGGCCACGATCATCGGGGCGATGGTCGTTGCCCCGCTGATGGGACCGGCGATCTCCGCGAGCGTCGGGACCGTTCTCGACGACCAACGGATGGCGGCGAGAGGGGTGAAGCTCCAGGTGTTCGGACTGCTCGCCGCGATTGCGACCGGGGCGATCTTGGGCTGGCTGCTCCAGCAGACGGTCCTCATCCCACCACAACTCGATATTCAGTCGATTCCGCAGGTCGCAGAGCGGACCAGTCCGAACTTCTTGTCGCTCTTTCTCGCGCTCGGGTCGGGCATCGCGGGGGCACTCAGCATCATCCGCGGCTCCGGCTCGTCGCTCGTGGGCGTCGCAATCGCCGTCGCACTCGTGCCGCCCGCCGCGACGGCCGGGCTGGGTCTCGCCTTCGGTCTCCCGGGTGTCGCCGTCGCGGGGACCGTGCTCGTCGTCATTAACCTGCTCGCCATCAACGTCTCGGCACTCGTCTTGCTCTACGTCGCCGGCTTCAAGCCGCTGGAGGCGGGGCGGTTCGACGGGGTCCGTTCGTCCGTCTTCTCCCGTATCGTCGTCATCGTCGTCGCCATCGCCGTGCTCTCGGTCGTCCTCGGTGCCGTGACCTGGACGAGCTTCCAAGCGGAATCCCTCGAACGACAGACGCAGACCGTCCTCCAACAGCAGTTCGACGAGGCCGACATCGAGGGGGTGCAACTCGTCAGCGTCACCGTCGATTACCGCCCTGCCGACATCCTGCTCGGAAACCAACCGCAGGTCGACGTGCTCGTCGGGATCCCCCGCAGTCTCGAAGCACCACCCGACCTCGCCCAACGGTTCGACGATACGCTGACCGACGAACTGGGCCGTGACGTCGTCGTCCGAGTGGGCTTCATCGAGGCACAGCTGTCGGAGGCAGAAGAACGAGACCCACCGCTCGGATGGCCGTCGATGGCGTCGCCGCCGACGGGGACGGCGGAACCGATGGGAACAGCGAGACCGATGTGAACGACGAGAGCCATGTGGATGGCGTGATCGGCGGTACAACCGCGGGCTAACGGCACTCAATGGACTGTCCATCCGTTGCCACGACAGACTGTTAGTTGTTACAGAGCTAGCGGTGTCACGAACACTTCGGACGGCCGTGACAGTCGCGATTTGCAGTCTACCGGACGACTAGCCGCTTTTCGGCCACCGGCGGGCCGAGACAGATAGTGGCGATTCGCTGGATTGTACAGATATCGTTCTCAAATATTCTCGTTTATCCACAGTACTACCTTATCTCGATACCGTCCGTTGTAGGGGTGTATGACTTCGTTAGTTGTGCTTGCGTTCAAGACCATAGACGGTGCGGAACAGGCCCGGGAGAAGCTCTACGAACTCCAGAAACAGCAGCTCATCACACTCGAAGACGCGGCAGTCGTTCGCCGGGACGAGAACGGGAAAGTGAAAGTCAAACAGGCCCACAGCCTCGTCGGTGCGGGCGCGCTCGGGGGTGCCTTCTGGGGAATGCTCATCGGCCTGCTCTTCTGGGCACCGTGGCTCGGACTCCTCGCGGGGGCGGCATCCGGCGCGCTTTCGGGCAAACTCACCGACATCGGCGTCGACGACAAGTTCATCGAGGAGGTGAGCGAGACGATCGAACCCGGCCACTCCGCCCTCTTCTTGATGACCCGCGAGGCACAGGTCGAGCGCGTCAGAGACGAGATGACTGACTTCGACTTCGAAATCATCCAGACGAACCTCTCTCCGGCCGACGAACGGGCACTCAAGGACACGTTCGCTGCCGAAGAAGTCAGCGGGTGAGTCGACGGGAACGGTGTGGCTTTTTGCGGATTCCGTGACGGCCGCACGGTTCGGTGAGTCACGGGTCTCCGTCGACGACGGTGGCCATCCGGAGCCCACATGAGCCGACAACGCGGCATTGCGAGACGGACGACAGAGACTCTCGCCGAGCTGCAGGTCGGCTGGTGGGCGTTCGCGCTCGTCGTCGTCGGCATCGTGGCGTTCGTCGGCTACGTCTATCTCCCGTGGATCGTCTTCGGGCTGTTCGTCTACTACGTGGCACGGCCCATCGAACGCCGGCTCGACGACGTGCTCCCGTCGCGAAACCTGTCGGCTCTCGTGACGCTGACCCTCGTC contains these protein-coding regions:
- a CDS encoding TIGR00341 family protein is translated as MRLVQVLIPEGKSDSVLTALDDQGIDYAVFEEVGRGDFEAMVQFPVPPSGVEPIMEELTAAGIRDDSYTIVLPTETVVSQRLSALEARFPSLRISREELYARAGDLAPANSTFFAFLILSTVIATTGLLLDSAATIIGAMVVAPLMGPAISASVGTVLDDQRMAARGVKLQVFGLLAAIATGAILGWLLQQTVLIPPQLDIQSIPQVAERTSPNFLSLFLALGSGIAGALSIIRGSGSSLVGVAIAVALVPPAATAGLGLAFGLPGVAVAGTVLVVINLLAINVSALVLLYVAGFKPLEAGRFDGVRSSVFSRIVVIVVAIAVLSVVLGAVTWTSFQAESLERQTQTVLQQQFDEADIEGVQLVSVTVDYRPADILLGNQPQVDVLVGIPRSLEAPPDLAQRFDDTLTDELGRDVVVRVGFIEAQLSEAEERDPPLGWPSMASPPTGTAEPMGTARPM
- a CDS encoding DUF1269 domain-containing protein — protein: MTSLVVLAFKTIDGAEQAREKLYELQKQQLITLEDAAVVRRDENGKVKVKQAHSLVGAGALGGAFWGMLIGLLFWAPWLGLLAGAASGALSGKLTDIGVDDKFIEEVSETIEPGHSALFLMTREAQVERVRDEMTDFDFEIIQTNLSPADERALKDTFAAEEVSG